In Mauremys reevesii isolate NIE-2019 linkage group 13, ASM1616193v1, whole genome shotgun sequence, the sequence ACAAACATTAACGGTACAATCACCTAACACTGGCATTCCAGGCAGATGTTGCAAGCCTGTTTTTATAATGTAGGTATCATATTTTTGTGTATGTGTCTGCATATGCATgtgtggcgtatgtgtgcatatGCATGCATGTGCCTGTGCCTATGTGTGTGCGTttttgtatgcatgtgtgtgtgtgcacgcatccATGTTTATGTGTTTGCATATGCATGCATGTATATGGGTGCgcgtgtgcagggccggctccaggcaccagcccagcaagcaggagcttggggcggccaacggtgaggggcagcacatccgggtcttcggtgacAATTCAACGGCGGGTCcgtcactccctcttggagcgaaggaccagccaccgaattgacaccgaagactgaagcggcagcagtagagctgATCACAATTGCAGGtttttttcccatttctttttgctgcttggggcggcaaaaaccctggagccggccctgtgcataTGCATAtgtgcgtgtatgtgtgtgtgggcatatgtgtgcatgtgtgtatatgtgcttgcatttgtgtatgtgtgcatgtgggtgtgtgtatgtgtgtatgtgtgcatccatttgtgcatgtgtgtctgtgtgtgtgcatacatgtGTCTGGGTAAGTGTGCACGtgcataagtgtgtgtgtgtttatgcatGTGTTCACGTATGCGTGCGTGTATGTGCGAGTGCATGTATATGTGCATGTGTGTTCATGTGTGCATATGTATATGTGCTCATGTACGCATATGTGtgcctgtgtatgtgtgtgcatgtgtgtgtgtgtgtgtgtgtctagaaGTCTCTCATCCTACAATGAACGGATGCTTAGCATTCCTGCTGAGTTCATTTCGCCTGCACCCTCTCACTGAGCACAATCGCGGGTCATTGTCTGAACTTTGAGTAGCCACAAGTTCAAGTCTCCCACCATCCCAGTGAAACCCACCTGTGGAATCTGATACAGGCCTAAAAAGACTGGGGTCCCAGGTTTTAAGAGGGCTCTCCATCTCCACTGTCTCTCAGGGCTGTAagagctgtggttctcaaccagggccatGTGTAGCTTGGGGCTACACAGAGGTGttccgggggtacatcagctcatccaGAGATTTGCCTAGATTTACACTggctacataaaaagtactaGCGAAGTCTGTACAAACTAAACTATCATACAGATAATGACTTGTGTATGCTGCTCTATGGACTATACACTGAAACATAAGAACAATATTTGTattctaatttatttatttcataattatatggtaaaaatgagaaactcAGCAGTGTTTCAGGAGTAATGCACTGTGatagttttgtatttttatgtctgatttttgaaagcaaatagtttttaagtgaggtgaaacctggggATATGCAGGAGAcatcaggctcctgaaaggggcacagtcagggccgcccatggcggggggggggaagtggggcaatttgccccaggccccgggcccctcaggggcccccaccagagtttttcagggcctctggagcggggtccttcactcgctccgggggccccggaaaactctcatggccccgggcccccagagcttcttccactccgggtcttcagcggtgggggaTCCTTctgtcccggggcggaaggatccCCTGcggccgaattaccaccgaagacccagtgctttggtggtaattcggcagcggggtgCCCCCGctgcaggtctttggggcacttcggcggcgggtcctggagcggaaggacccccctccaccgctgaattaccgccgaagtgggggccccccgccgccaaagaccccagatcCCCTCagtcctctgggcggccctgggcacagtagtctggaaaggttgagagacacTGTGTAAGAGCAGGACACGAAGCCCAGTGGAGCTCAGGGAAACACGAGCTGGGACTACAGCAGGCTTTGGTTCAGTCTCTACCCCAACCCATGTTATATCTATTTTAACCCAAGGAAATTGATCAGTTGGCATGGTCCAACCATGAATTTCCTGCAAGCTTTCCTCAGGGCTGCCTGgacctctttgtttctcaggctgtagatgaggggattGACCAGGGGAGTCAGGACTGTGTAGGTGACAGACAGAACTTTCTTGAAGTCGCTCAGGATGTCGGTGGTTGGGAACATATAGACAGTCAATAGAGTTGCATAATAAATGCTCACCACGATGAGATGGGACGAGCAGGTGGAAAAGGACTTATGCCTCCCGGCGGTGGAcgggattctcaggatggtggtGATGATGCAGATGTAGGACATCAAGGTAAGAAGGAATGGGACCAGTAAGAAAAGCAAGCTGAGTGTGAAAGTCACCATTTCCATCAGGTGAGGGTCGTTGCAGGAGAGTTTTACAAGGGGGATGAGATCACAGAAAAAATGGTCAATACAATTGGGGCCACAGAATATTAACTGAGATATCGACAACATATTTATGCTATTAGCTAGGAATCCACCTATCCAACAGCCACCTGCGAGCTTCAGGTAAGACCTGTGACTCATACGGGTTGCATAGTGCAGTGGATTGCATATAGCTAAATATCGATCATAAGACATCACTGATAACAGGAAGCATTCTGTAGCAACCAGAGAACCAGCGAAATAAAATTGTGTGAGACACCCACTGAATGAAATAGTCCTGTCCCCAGTCAGGGGACCAGCCATcatcctgggcaggatggtggagctgtagcaggtctccaagcaggacaagttccccaggaagaagtacatgggggtgtgaaggtgctggTCAGTCACAACTAGCA encodes:
- the LOC120380901 gene encoding olfactory receptor 1361-like; protein product: MGIGYSRYSGTRVHSQGNQTSITEFILLGFGGLPEQQVLLFLLFLVIYIATMAGNILIIVLVVTDQHLHTPMYFFLGNLSCLETCYSSTILPRMMAGPLTGDRTISFSGCLTQFYFAGSLVATECFLLSVMSYDRYLAICNPLHYATRMSHRSYLKLAGGCWIGGFLANSINMLSISQLIFCGPNCIDHFFCDLIPLVKLSCNDPHLMEMVTFTLSLLFLLVPFLLTLMSYICIITTILRIPSTAGRHKSFSTCSSHLIVVSIYYATLLTVYMFPTTDILSDFKKVLSVTYTVLTPLVNPLIYSLRNKEVQAALRKACRKFMVGPCQLINFLGLK